From a region of the Gordonia sp. PP30 genome:
- a CDS encoding DUF2804 family protein — MTPPAYPPAPVSPPPALVEDGQYRFGTYDGPIGVINPLDAGTRHAFDGTRRKRFDGVRRANRNLRLKEWEAFQLGDDDWFVLGAVYNAKTVGLIQVLAVNKHDATITRWETKMPAPTLSVARGLLGSSSRGRVADFRVEIGNHLERGRITVDAHHPGRGDLPAMGLHVTGSCGPDEAAHLVVVHPFSADRALYSHKTMMPMDGTLVIGGEQVGFGTGRGHLILDDHHGDYPRPMRYDWVTGIRTTDEGIVEGFNLTDNQVLDPAEFNENAIWIGNRLWRLPPVTVERPQGPWGKWLIRDAVGAVDVAFTPTVRSTMHVGPRKSLAEYYAPYGWYEGAIHADGATMNIDGMFGVGEQKRITL; from the coding sequence ATGACCCCTCCCGCATATCCCCCGGCTCCCGTCAGCCCACCGCCCGCGCTCGTCGAGGACGGGCAATACCGATTCGGTACCTACGACGGCCCGATCGGCGTGATCAATCCGCTCGACGCCGGCACCCGCCACGCCTTCGACGGCACCCGCCGCAAGCGCTTCGACGGCGTCCGCCGGGCCAACCGGAATCTTCGGCTCAAGGAATGGGAGGCGTTCCAGCTCGGCGACGACGACTGGTTCGTCCTCGGCGCGGTCTACAACGCCAAGACCGTGGGCCTGATTCAGGTGCTCGCGGTCAACAAACACGACGCCACCATCACCCGCTGGGAGACCAAGATGCCCGCGCCGACGCTGTCGGTGGCGCGCGGACTGCTCGGCTCGTCGTCACGCGGGCGGGTGGCCGACTTCCGCGTGGAGATCGGCAATCACCTCGAGCGCGGCCGCATCACGGTCGACGCCCACCACCCCGGCCGCGGCGACCTCCCCGCGATGGGCCTGCACGTCACCGGCTCCTGCGGACCCGACGAGGCCGCTCACCTGGTGGTGGTGCACCCGTTCAGCGCCGATCGGGCCCTGTACTCGCACAAGACGATGATGCCGATGGACGGCACCCTGGTGATCGGCGGCGAGCAGGTCGGTTTCGGCACCGGCCGCGGTCACCTGATCCTCGACGACCACCACGGCGACTACCCGCGTCCGATGCGCTACGACTGGGTCACGGGCATCCGCACCACCGACGAGGGCATCGTCGAGGGGTTCAACCTCACCGACAACCAGGTCCTCGACCCGGCCGAATTCAACGAGAACGCCATCTGGATCGGCAACCGCCTCTGGCGCCTGCCCCCGGTGACCGTCGAACGTCCACAGGGTCCGTGGGGCAAGTGGCTGATCCGCGACGCCGTCGGCGCCGTCGACGTCGCCTTCACGCCGACGGTCCGCTCCACCATGCACGTCGGCCCCCGCAAGTCACTGGCCGAGTACTACGCACCGTACGGCTGGTACGAGGGCGCGATCCACGCCGACGGCGCGACCATGAACATCGACGGCATGTTCGGCGTCGGCGAACAGAAACGCATCACGCTCTGA
- a CDS encoding DUF2804 family protein: MGHTDRAEFNENAIWIGNRLWRLPPVTVERPQGPWGKWLIRDAAGAVDVAFTPTVRSTMHVGPRKSLAEYYAPYGWYEGAIHADGATMNIDGMFGVGEQKRITL, translated from the coding sequence ATCGGACATACTGATCGCGCCGAATTCAACGAGAACGCCATCTGGATCGGCAACCGCCTCTGGCGCCTGCCCCCGGTGACCGTCGAACGTCCACAGGGTCCGTGGGGCAAGTGGCTGATCCGCGACGCCGCCGGCGCCGTCGACGTCGCCTTCACGCCGACAGTCCGCTCCACCATGCACGTCGGCCCCCGCAAGTCACTGGCCGAGTACTACGCACCGTACGGCTGGTACGAGGGCGCGATCCACGCCGACGGCGCAACCATGAACATCGACGGCATGTTCGGCGTCGGCGAACAGAAACGCATCACGCTCTGA